TTGGTTAAACCAAGGAGAACTTGCAAAAGATTTTTCAGTTGAAGATGAAAAACTTAAAGAATATCTATCTCAAATGCACCTTTTAACATCAAAACCGATTATTTATGTTTTTAATGCGCCTGAAAATTATCATGTTCCAGATGACTTTAAAAACTCAGATTATGTTATTTTAGATATTAAAGCAGAAGAAGATATATTGGAAATGCCACCAGAGGAATTAAAAGAGTTGGGAGTAAGGAGCAATCTATATAAATTAATTAAAAAATCTTATAACATTCTTGGTTTAATAACTTTCTTTACAACAGGCGAAAAAGAAACAAGGGCATGGACTATTAAAAAAGGAACTACCGCAAAAAGAGCCGGCAGGGTAATACATTCAGATTTTGAAGAAAAATTTATTTGCGCTAATGTTATTTATTGGGAGGACTTAATTAAAGCCGGTTCTTTTGCAAGAGCAAGGGAATTGGGGCTTTTGAGAACAGAAGGAAAAGACTATATTGTAAAAGACGGCGATGTTATTGAATTTAAAATATAAAAATGGGGGTTGTTTTACATATATCAAGAGCAAGCGATCTTAAAAACAAAAAAGAAAGATTTTTGTATAGATTATTGGAGATATTTCCTGGTTTTTTGAGTTATGGAACATTTGCCTTGTTTGTTTTTTTATCTTTCTACAATCCTTTTTTTGTTGCTGTTTTTATAATTTTATTTGCTCTTTTTTGGTTTTTTAGGATGCTTCACTTTTCTTTTTATGTAAAGTATGGCTTTGATAGATTAAAAAACAATATAAAAATAAATTGGTATGAGAAACTTAAAAAATTAAATAACAGCGAAAAAATTTATCACTTAGTGGTTGTGCCATGCTATAAAGAATCTTACGAAATTTTAAAAGATACCATAAATTCAATTTATAAAGACAGTTTCCCAAATGAAAGAACGATAGTCTGCGTAACAGTTGAAGAGTTGGCAGAAGACAAAGAAAGAATTATTTCAAAACTAAAGGAAGATTTTGAAGGTAAATTTCTTAAATTTATAATAACAGTTCACCCAAAAGATTTGATGTGCGGGAAAGCGGCAAACGAGAATTGGGGAGCAAAAAAAGCAAAAGAGTTTATAGATAATATTTCAATACCGTATGAGAATATAATTTATACATCTTTGGATGCAGATACTATTGTTTCAGAGCATTATTTTTCTTGTGTTGCTT
This sequence is a window from bacterium HR34. Protein-coding genes within it:
- the ychF gene encoding Ribosome-binding ATPase YchF, whose product is MSLSIGIVGLPNVGKSTLFKALTKKQVDIANYPFCTIEPNVGIVEVPDERLLRLADLSKSQKIVPTFVKFVDIAGLVQGASKGEGLGNKFLSHIREVDAIAHVVRAFENPNIIHVNKSVDPERDIQIIESELILADLETVGRRIEELKNKAKSGDKETLKLLEFTQKLQDWLNQGELAKDFSVEDEKLKEYLSQMHLLTSKPIIYVFNAPENYHVPDDFKNSDYVILDIKAEEDILEMPPEELKELGVRSNLYKLIKKSYNILGLITFFTTGEKETRAWTIKKGTTAKRAGRVIHSDFEEKFICANVIYWEDLIKAGSFARARELGLLRTEGKDYIVKDGDVIEFKI